In the genome of Myxococcus stipitatus, one region contains:
- a CDS encoding outer membrane lipoprotein carrier protein LolA has translation MKRVLLLVTLLAGMTASAQDVVTQVRARLADVPLLRGDFEQKKTVSGFKKPLVSRGVFLLAREQGVLWDTKTPFASTLTLTRKSLSAQQSSGAAAYHLDASKEPGLAAVNEVMFALLSGDVAALSKRFRVEGALEGAEGWKLTLTPTDAGLARVFRVIHLEGDKYVRQVRLEEARGDVSVILFDKLAQAPSPTETEAQRLAK, from the coding sequence ATGAAGCGCGTGCTCTTGCTCGTGACGCTGCTGGCGGGGATGACGGCCAGCGCCCAGGACGTGGTGACGCAGGTCCGCGCCCGGCTGGCGGACGTGCCGCTCCTGCGCGGCGACTTCGAGCAGAAGAAGACGGTGTCGGGCTTCAAGAAGCCCCTCGTCTCGCGCGGCGTGTTCCTCCTGGCCCGCGAGCAGGGGGTCCTCTGGGACACGAAGACGCCGTTCGCATCCACGCTCACGCTCACGCGCAAGTCGCTGAGCGCGCAGCAGTCCTCCGGCGCCGCGGCCTATCACCTGGACGCCAGCAAGGAGCCGGGGCTCGCCGCGGTGAACGAGGTGATGTTCGCCCTGCTGTCGGGAGACGTCGCGGCGCTGTCCAAGCGCTTCCGCGTCGAGGGCGCGCTGGAGGGCGCGGAGGGCTGGAAGCTGACCCTCACGCCGACGGACGCGGGCCTGGCGCGCGTGTTCCGCGTCATCCACCTGGAAGGCGACAAGTACGTGCGGCAGGTCCGCCTGGAGGAGGCGCGCGGAGACGTGAGCGTCATCCTGTTCGACAAGCTGGCCCAGGCTCCGTCCCCCACTGAAACGGAAGCCCAGCGCCTTGCGAAGTAA